CTGATCGCCGGGATAAGGCTGGTTACTGTTGATGATGGAGCGCTGGTTCGCCGTGGACCCGGTGAACAGCCCGTCCGTCACGTCGCCGAAGCGCATCGCGCTGGAGCTGCAACCCGCCGTCAGGCTGCCGAGCAGGAGCACCGCAGCACTCCGAACCAGAATTCGTTCATTCCTACCGCAACTCTTCGCGCGCATGACAGAACCCGTACCCACACCGACTGTCATGATTAAAGCGCGTTAATGTTACCGCGCGGTTAAGCGCCGTCCTCGCGGACTCGGAAAACTGAATCTTTCGCAAACGGATTCCACGATTCGCCTCTGATTGAGAGGATGCGACGCATAGACGCCCCGCTGCGGCGCCAAGGATAGATGATGCTCACAGGGAGGCGGCGACGCCCTGGATCATGGGCTGGAAACGGACATAGCCCATGTCGATGCGGTCGAAGCGGCTGCCGACTTTTGTGAGCTTGGCCATCAGTTGCGGCTCTTCCGGCCCGCCGATCGCCGCGACCATGATGCCGCCGCTGGCGAGCTGGTCGGCGAAGTTCCGCGGCAGGCTGTCGAAAGCCGGCCATACCACGATGCGGTCGAACGGACCGTCGCCGGCGAGGCCGTGAGCGCCGTCACCATGCCGCACGTGAACGTTGGTGATGGACAGCGCTTCCATGCGCTCCCTGGCGAGATCGGCGAGCGTCCTGTAACGCTCGACGGTCGTCACCTTGCCGGCCAGTCTGGAAATCACCGCCGCCGTGAAGCCGGAGCCGGTGCCGATCTCCAGAATGCGATTGCCGGGCTCGATGGCGAGCGCATTGACCACCGAAGCCTGCAGATCCACGCCCTCGATCGCCTCGCCGCATTCGATCGGAACTGTGCGGTCCGACCATGCCGCACTCTGCCAGCGGGCGGGAATGAAGTTGCGCCTCGGCGTGGCCTCGAACGCGGCGACCAGCTCTCTGGATGCGATGCCCTTGGTGCGCAGCCGCAGCAGGAATGCGGCAAAGGCTTCGCGATCCTCGGGGCCAGTGTTCATGCAATCGCCTTTGCCAGACTTTCCTTGATCTCGTGCGCCGTGAAGTCGAGCTTCAGCGGCGTCACCGAGATGCGCTTCTGCTGAAGCACGGCGATGTCGGTGCCGGGCGCCATCT
The window above is part of the Rhizobiaceae bacterium genome. Proteins encoded here:
- a CDS encoding protein-L-isoaspartate(D-aspartate) O-methyltransferase — translated: MNTGPEDREAFAAFLLRLRTKGIASRELVAAFEATPRRNFIPARWQSAAWSDRTVPIECGEAIEGVDLQASVVNALAIEPGNRILEIGTGSGFTAAVISRLAGKVTTVERYRTLADLARERMEALSITNVHVRHGDGAHGLAGDGPFDRIVVWPAFDSLPRNFADQLASGGIMVAAIGGPEEPQLMAKLTKVGSRFDRIDMGYVRFQPMIQGVAASL